From Microtus pennsylvanicus isolate mMicPen1 chromosome 10, mMicPen1.hap1, whole genome shotgun sequence, one genomic window encodes:
- the LOC142858388 gene encoding olfactory receptor 10X1-like: MTINQTILKEFILVGFSAYPHIQTFLFVAFFCLYLLTLAGNLTIMGLTWADRSLHTPMYLFLSALSFSETCYTLTIIPKMLADLLDRDRRISVTGCGLQMCFFLGLGGTNCIILTLMGYDRFLAICNPLRYPLLMTNVACGQLVASAWAGGFLISLIETALIFRVSFCIPNLIRHFFCHMRAVVRLSCTDSDLTEFIVTLMSVSGLLGTFLLISLTYVFILSSVLKIPSAEGKQKAFSTCASHLTVVIIHFGFASIVYLKPETSGGDDTLIAVPYTIITPFLSPIIFSLRNKDMKNAFRKIIRKIVVLKK, from the coding sequence ATGACAATCAACCAAACAATCCTGAAGGAATTCATTCTTGTAGGCTTCTCCGCTTACCCACATATACAGACCTTCCTCTTTGTGgccttcttctgcctctatcTTCTCACTCTTGCGGGCAACCTGACCATCATGGGATTGACGTGGGCGGACAGATCTCTCCACACCCCTATGTACCTCTTCCTCAGTGCACTCTCCTTCTCTGAGACCTGCTACACCCTGACTATCATCCCCAAGATGCTAGCAGACCTCCTGGACAGGGACAGACGCATTTCGGTCACTGGCTGTGGCTTGCAGATGTGCTTTTTCCTGGGCCTTGGTGGAACAAACTGCATCATTCTCACCTTGATGGGGTATGACCGCTTCCTGGCCATCTGCAACCCCCTCCGATATCCTCTTCTTATGACCAATGTTGCATGTGGACAGCTTGTGGCCTCTGCTTGGGCTGGAGGCTTCTTGATTTCTCTAATAGAGACTGCACTGATATTCAGGGTGTCTTTCTGCATACCCAACCTCATCAGACACTTCTTTTGCCACATGAGGGCAGTTGTGCGACTGTCCTGCACAGATAGTGACCTCACAGAATTCATTGTAACACTAATGTCAGTGTCAGGTTTGCTGGGTACATTCTTGCTCATCTCCTTGACTTATGTCTTCATCCTCTCTTCTGTACTCAAGATCCCTTCAGCTGAGGGTAAGCAAAAGGCATTTTCCACCTGTGCCTCACACCTCACTGTGGTCATCATCCACTTTGGGTTTGCATCTATTGTTTATCTGAAGCCAGAAACCTCCGGGGGAGATGATACACTCATAGCAGTTCCTTATACCATCATTACCCCTTTCCTCAGTCCCATCATATTCAGCCTCAGGAATAAGGATATGAAGAATGCTTTTAGAAAGATCATTAGGAAGATAGTAGTACTGAAAAAATAA
- the LOC142858172 gene encoding olfactory receptor 10X1-like, with translation MAINQTILTEFILIGFSAYPHIQTFLFVIFFCLYLLTLAGNLTIMGLTWVDRSLHTPMYLFLSALSFSETCYTLTIIPKMLADLLDRDRRISVTGCGLQMCFFLGLGGTNCVILTLMGYDRFLAICNPLRYPLLMTNVACGQLVASAWAGGFLVSFIQIALTFRLSFCIPNLIRHFFCNMRAVVRLSCIDSDLTEFIVTLMSMLGLVGTFLLISLTYVFILSSVLKIPSAEGKQKAFSTCASHLTVVIIHFGFASIAYLKPEASGGDDSLIAVPYTIITPFLSPIIFSLRNKDMKNAFRKITRKTVFLKNNLGLLFLV, from the coding sequence ATGGCGATCAACCAAACAATCCTGACGGAATTCATTCTCATAGGCTTCTCCGCTTACCCACATATACAGACCTTCCTCTTTGTGATCTTCTTCTGCCTCTATCTTCTCACTCTTGCGGGCAACCTGACCATCATGGGATTGACGTGGGTGGACAGATCTCTCCACACCCCTATGTACCTCTTCCTCAGTGCACTCTCCTTCTCTGAGACCTGCTACACCCTGACTATCATCCCCAAGATGCTGGCAGACCTCCTGGACAGGGACAGACGCATTTCGGTCACTGGCTGCGGCTTGCAGATGTGCTTTTTCCTGGGCCTTGGTGGAACAAATTGTGTCATTCTCACCTTGATGGGGTATGACCGCTTCCTGGCCATCTGCAACCCCCTCCGATATCCTCTTCTTATGACCAATGTTGCATGTGGACAGCTTGTGGCCTCTGCTTGGGCTGGAGGCTTCTTGGTCTCTTTTATACAAATTGCACTAACATTCAGGTTGTCTTTCTGCATACCCAACCTCATCAGACACTTCTTCTGCAACATGAGGGCAGTTGTGCGATTGTCCTGCATAGACAGTGACCTCACAGAATTCATTGTAACGCTAATGTCGATGTTAGGCTTAGTGGGTACATTCTTGCTCATCTCCTTGACTTATGtcttcatcctttcttctgtACTCAAGATCCCTTCAGCTGAGGGTAAGCAAAAGGCATTTTCCACCTGTGCCTCACACCTCACTGTGGTCATCATTCACTTTGGTTTTGCATCCATTGCTTATCTGAAGCCAGAAGCCTCTGGGGGAGATGATTCCCTTATCGCAGTTCCTTACACCATCATTACCCCTTTCCTCAGTCCCATCATATTCAGCCTCAGGAATAAGGATATGAAGAATGCTTTTAGAAAGATCACGAGAAAGACAGTATTCTTGAAAAATAACCTTGGACTATTGTTTCTGGTTTAA
- the Or6p1 gene encoding olfactory receptor 6P1, giving the protein MRNLSGSPVGEFVLVGFPTSPPFQLLLFVFFFAIYLLTLLENILIVSTIWLTPSLHRPMYFFLGHLSFLELWYINVTIPRLLGAFLTQDGRVSYIGCMTQLYFFIALACTECVLLAVMAYDRYLAICEPLRYPSLMPPSLSTRLAAASWASGFFSSMMKLLFISRLSYCGPNVINHFFCDISPLLNLTCSDKEQAELVDFLLALVMILLPLVAVASSYAAIIVAILRIPTAQGRHKAFSTCTSHLTVVVIYYSSTLFTYARPRAMYTFNYNKIISVLYTVIVPFLNPAIYCLRNKEVKDAFRKTMLERCHHPREVPD; this is encoded by the coding sequence ATGAGAAATTTAAGTGGAAGCCCTGTGGGGGAGTTTGTCTTGGTGGGCTTTCCTACCTCGCCACCCTTCCAGCTActcctctttgtcttcttctttgcAATTTATCTGTTGACATTGCTGGAGAATATACTCATTGTTTCTACAATCTGGCTCACCCCAAGCCTTCATcgccccatgtacttcttccttggTCACCTCTCCTTCCTGGAACTATGGTATATCAACGTTACTATTCCCAGACTCTTGGGAGCCTTTCTTACCCAGGACGGCAGAGTCTCATACATAGGTTGCATGACCCAGCTCTACTTCTTTATTGCCTTAGCCTGCACTGAATGTGTCCTGTTGGCAgtaatggcctatgaccgctaccTGGCCATCTGTGAACCCCTTCGTTATCCCAGCCTCATGCCTCCCAGCCTGTCCACTCGCCTTGCAGCTGCTTCCTGGGCAAGTGGTTTCTTCAGTTCCATGATGAAGCTACTTTTCATTTCTCGACTATCCTACTGTGGGCCCAATGTCATCAACCACTTTTTCTGTGATATTTCCCCACTGCTCAACCTCACCTGCTCAGACAAAGAACAAGCAGAGCTAGTAGACTTCCTGCTAGCACTGGTGATGATTCTGCTACCTCTGGTGGCTGTGGCTTCCTCATATGCTGCCATCATTGTAGCCATTCTGAGGATCCCTACTGCTCAGGGACGCCACAAAGCCTTCTCCACCTGTACCTCCCATCTGACAGTGGTTGTCATCTACTACTCCTCCACTCTCTTCACCTACGCACGGCCTCGAGCCATGTACACCTTCAACTATAACAAGATCATCTCTGTGCTCTACACTGTCATTGTACCGTTCCTCAACCCAGCCATCTACTGTTTAAGAAACAAAGAGGTGAAAGATGCCTTCAGGAAGACCATGCTGGAAAGATGCCACCATCCTAGGGAAGTTCCAGATTGA